The DNA region CCGCCTCCAGCAGGGCGAGCCTGGTCCGGGCGAGATTGGACGTGGACCCCGGTGGAAGTCCGGCCGCCGCGTCGACGGCGCGGTGGGTGAGACCGCGCATGCCGCGCTCGGCGAGCAGGTCGAGGGCGGTGTCGGCGATGAGATCGGCGCGGGCCGCGCCGGTGCTGCGTACGGGCATGACAGCCAACCTACCCTCGCAACTACATCTGTAGTACGGTCGAGTGGTCCGGTTACTACAGGTGTAGTGACCGGAGGGGGACGTCAGAGTCGCCGGATTCGGCGGAGTCGCCGGACCGGCCGAATCGTCGGGATCGTTGGAGGAGCCATGGCACAGTCACCGCGCGCCGTCGTCGTGGGCGGCGGCATCGGGGGTCTCACCGCGGCGGTGGCGCTGCACCGGCGCGGCTGGCGGGTCACCGTCCTGGAGCGGGCCGGTTCGCTGGAACCCGTCGGCGCCGGCATCTCCCTCGCGCCCAACTCCCTGCGCGCCCTCGACGTCATCGGTCTCGGCGACGAGATCCGTGACCTCGCCGCCTGGCAGGGCGACGGAGGACTGCGGACCCCGGGCGGCCGCTGGCTCTCGCGGACCAGCACCGCCGCCCTGGCCGAACGCTTCGGCGGCCCGCTGGTCCTGCTGCACCGGGCCACACTCATCAAGAGCCTGGCCGCACAGCTCCCCGAGGGCACCGTGCGCACCACGGCCGAGGCGGCCCTGGCGGATCCCGGTGACGACGACCGCCCCGCCCGTGTCAGCACCCCCGACGGCGAGCTGGAGGCCGAACTGGTCGTCGGCGCCGACGGCATCCGCTCCGCCGTTCGCCTGGAGCTGTTCCCGGACCACCCGGGCCCGGTCTACTCCGGGTTCACCACCTGGCGGGTCGTGATCCCGGTGCCCGGAGCGGACTTCGCCTCGCACGAGACGTGGGGCCGGGGCCGTATCTGGGGCACGCATCCGCTCAAGGACGGCAGGGTGTACGCGTACGCCGCGGCCCGCGTTCCCGGCGGAGGCCGGGCGACCGACGACGAACGGGCCGAACTCGTCCGGCTCTTCGGCGACTGGCACGACCCGATCCCCGCCGTCATCGACGCCGCGCGCCCCGAGGACGTCCTGCGCCACGACGTCCACCACATCGCCGAGCCCCTGCCCGCCTTCCACGCCGGCCGGGTCGCGCTGATCGGCGACGCGGCGCACGCCATGCCGCCGACCCTGGGACAGGGCGGCAACCAGGCCATCGAGGACGCGATCGTGCTCGCACATCACGCCGGTCCGCGTACGGCCCCGCTCGACGCGGGCCTCGCCGCGTACACGGCGGCACGCAAACCGCGTACGACCGCCATCGCCCGCAAGGCGGTCCAGGTCGCCCGTCTCAACATGATGCGCAGCCGTCCCGGCATGGTCCTGCGCAATGCCGCGGTCGCCGCGGTGTCGAAGGCCGGACCCGGCCTCTTCCTGCGGAGTTTCGACGGAATCGCCGACTGGCGGCCGCCGCAGGCGCCGTATGCTTCCGAGGAGACACGGGTGAGCACGCCCTAGACAAGTCGGTTCCGCGGAGGAGACCCCTGTGAAGGTCGGCTGCATCGGACTCGGAGACATCGCGCAGAAGGCCTATCTGCCGGTGCTCACCACCCGGCCGGGGCTCGAACTGCATCTGCACACGCGGACGCCCGCCACCCTCACCAGGGTCGCCGACAGCCTCAACCTGCCGGCCGGGCAGCGTCACACCGACCTCTCCGAGCTGCTCGCGCAGGACCTCGACGCGGCGTTCGTGCACGCGCCCACACACGCGCACCTCGAGATCGTGACCCGTCTCCTCGAAGCGGGCGTCGCCACATATGTCGACAAGCCGATCGCGTACGAACTCGCCGACTCCGAACGCCTGGTGAAGCTCGCGGAGGAGCGGAACACCAGCCTGGCCGTCGGCTTCAACCGGCGCTACGCACCCGGGTACGCGCAGTGCGCCGACCACCCGCGCGAGCTGATCCTGATGCAGAAGAACCGCATCGGCCTGCCGGAACAGCCCCGCACGATGATCCTCGACGACTTCATCCACGTCGTGGACACCCTGCGGTTCCTGGCGCCGGGACCGGTCGACGACGTGACCGTGCGGGCCCGGGTCGAGGGCGGACTGCTGCACCACGTCGTGCTCCAGCTCGCCGGGGAGGGGTTCACCGCGCTCGGCGTGATGAACCGGCTGAGCGGCTCGAACGAGGAGATCCTCGAAGTCTCCGGGCAGGACACCAAGCGTCAGGTCGTCAACCTCGCCGAGGTCATCGACCACAAGGGCCAGCCGACGATACGCCGGCGCGGCGACTGGGTGCCGGTGGCCCGGCAGCGCGGCATCGAGCAGGCCGTGCTCGCGTTCCTCGACGCGGTGCGCGCGGGCAAGGTGCTCAGCGCCCGGGACGCGCTGGCGACCCATGAGCTGTGCGAGCGGGTGGTACGCGCGGTGACGGACCGGCCCGCCTGACCCGCAACGACCGGGCACCGTCCGTGGCGCCCAGGACGGCCAGGATCAGCAGCGCCGCGTACACCGGCCACTCGCCGAACCGCGCGTACGGGGTGACACCGTGTGCCAGCGGCACGTCGTACACCTCCGAGGCGCTGGCATCGGTGCCGAGCCAGGAGCCGACGCGCTCACCGCTCGGGCCGTAGACCGCGGAGACGCCGGTGAGCGTCGCGTGCACCATCGGCCGGCCCGTCTCGGCGGCCCGCAGCGCCGCCAGCGACGCGTGCTGCTCGGGCGCCCAGCTCTGCTGGAACGACGAGGTCGCCGACTGCGCGAGCAGCAACTCGGCGCCGTCCCGCGCGAGATGACGGCTCATGTCGGGGAACGCCGACTCGAAACAGACCATCGGGCCGATCCGCAGTCCGTCCCCGACGTTCATCACGACCTGCTCGCCGCCGCGCATACGGTCCTCGCCCGCCGCCTTGCCCACGGACGTGGCCCAGCCGAGGAGGGAACGGGCCGGAACGTACTCGCCGAAGGGCACGAGGCGCATCTTGTCGTAGCGGTCGCCGGTCGGCCCCTCGGGCCCAACGAGCACCGAGCTCTTGTATATGCCGGGCCGGTCGGAGCGGCGCGCGTCCACGTTGACCAGGATATCCGCGTCCACCTCGCGGGAGAGCGCGGCGAGCCGGTCCGCGAGGTCGGGCCGGTCGGCGAGGTCGAAGCCGACACTGCTCTCGCCCCACACCACGAGATCCACGTCCTGCCCGGCCAGCTGCCGGGTGAGCGCCTCCTCGCGCGCGAACCGCTTCTCCGCGCCGCCGACTCCGTCGATCACGCCGGGCTGCACGACGGCGATCCGGACCCGGCCGTCGACGTCCGGCCGTGGGGACCACACCCAGGCCGCCGAGGTGGCCGCGGCCGTGGCGACCAGCCCGGCGAGTGCGGGGACACGGGACTGCCGTACGGCGACGAGGACGGCGACCGCGACGTTCACGGCGACGAGCAGGAAGCTCAGCAGCCACACCCCGCCCACCGAGGCCAGCCGCAGCGCGGGCTCCACATCCCACTGGCTCGATCCGAGCAGACCCCAGGGGCCGCCCAACCCCTCCCAGGAGCGCACGAGTTCGACCATCAGCCAGGCGGAGGGCAGCACGAACAGGGCGGAGGCGATCTGGCCCGCCGAGGGAACACCGGCCAGGAATCTGCGTGTCAGCCAGCCCCACGGTGCCCAGAGCGCGCCGAGCAGCGCCGCTATCACGAGCGTGAAGACATGCAGGCTCGGCAGCAGCCAGTGGTGCACGGCCAGCATGAAACCGAGCCCGCCGAGCCAGCCGTCGTACGCCGCCCGCCGGGCCGTCGGAGCCGAGCGGACGAGCAGGATCCACGGCACCAGCGCGACATACGCGAACCACCACAGGGACGGCGCCGGGAAGCTGAGCATCGGCAGGGCGCCGGCGAGCACGGCCGCGATGCCCCGCCACCAGGGGGAGTCGAGGCGTCGGCGCCAGTCAGCGGCGGACAGCTTCATGCAGCGCCTCCCTCGACCCCCGAAGCACGGTGCGTGACTCCAGTGTGCGCGCACCGGGACGATCTCCGTAAGGGGGCATCCGCACAGGTGGGCACGCGCCGAGGCAGGCTATCCGCCGGGGTGGGCATGGGCCGGAGCGGGGCCTTCGCCGGGGAGGACCCGCACGCGAACGGGCCGGCCGTGCGCTCCCGTGGGCTCAGTGGGCGGCGGGTTCCTGCTGCGCCTGCGTGACCCGGCGCCACTTCTCGTGGACGACCACCTCACGCAGCCGCCAGCCGTTGTACGTCCGCACCAGCCCGAAGTCGTACCGGCCGCCGCACACGAAGTCGGGTTCCGTCGATCCGCCGTCGCCTCCCGCGAACCGCATCGGATTGACGTAGTCCGCCTGGATCCGGGCCGTGTCGCCCGTGTCCTGCTCCAGCGCCCCGAACCGTACCCGCCGGTTCACGATCAGATGCTGCCGCATCGGGAACAGCTCCATGGTCTGCGCGAGCCATCCGGCGATCTGCCCCGCGTCCCCCTCGATACCGCCCGCCGACCGGTAGTCCGCCCGCCCGTCCGGCGCGAACAGTCCGCGGTACGCCTCCCAGTCCCCGTCGTCGACCGCCACCGCGTACTCGGTGACCAGTCCGTCGACCGCGAGCCGGTCCATTACCGTAGCCAGTTCCACGCGCTGCGTCATCGGCTCAGTGTTGGCCACGGGGAGGTCGGCGCCAAGGGGCGTGCAGTGATATTCACCGGTCGTGCGCCGTATGGACGTACGGATCCGGTTCCCGTCGACGATCAGCGGCTCTCTCCGGCGCTGAGAAGATCGGCATGGTCGCGGGTCTGCTCCGACGCGTCGCGGTGCCAGTCGGCCTGGATGCGGTGTTCCTCCGCCAAGGAGGGCTCGGCGGTGACGAGTTGGTCGTACACGGCGGCGATCTCGTCGTGCACCGTCGCGATGGCGAGGCGGTTGGCGCGCACGGCGTCCGCGTGCCCGCGGTGGGTGGCGAGCATCACGAAGGTGTCGCCCACGACGGTCGAGGGCGCCGCGGGCCCCTGGGCGTGCAGCGTGCCGTACTCGTCGTTCAGCCGCTGGGCCTGCGTGTCCAGGTCCGTGCGGCGGGTGTGCAGTGCGGAGCCCCGGGTGCGCAGGCTGGCCTCGTAGGCGTGCGAGCCGGGGAAGCGGACAGCGTCCAGGCCCGAGGTGATCGCGTGCGGCCGGTCCGGGCGCAGCACGGCGTACCGGACATCCGCCTCCGCCGTCACTTCGAGCGTCTTCAGGTGGGGCGGCAGGGCGCTGCGCCCGGTGGCCGCCCAGGCGTGGACGTCGCCGTACCACTTCTCATGGGCGGACTGTCGGGTGATGCCGGCTGCGTCGCCGATCTGGTTCCACGTCGTGCCGCGCTCGCGCTCGGCGACGACCGCCTCCCGTACGACGTCCTCCGCGCGGCGCTGCAGCTCGAGCGCCACGCGGAGCAGGTCTCCGGGGGCGGGGTCGGGCTCGACCGGCACGGCGTCGAGGGTGGCGTCGGCCAGTTGGCGGAGCGTCAGGGCGAGGGCGACGCGGGACTCGTCGCGGGGAGACAGCCTGTGCAGCTCGTCCGGGGCCGGAGCGGAGGAGGCGTCCGCGGTGTCGGTCATGCCGCGAAGATATCCCGACATTCTGTCCTTGTCAGGGAAAGCCTGACGAGTCTTGTCGTCGCCCAACGCTCAGGCCGGTCAAGGTCGTTGGTCGGGAGGGTGCCAGGGCCGGGTTGCAACCGGCCGTTGGCGGGCGATGGATGCGAGGCAGGGGGAACCCTTGCTGTTGGCGGGAGCAGGTGGTCCTGGGCGGGCGACCGGTGGTCGGCGGCCGACCCTGACGACGGGCCTGACGGCGGCAGTCGGGGCGGGGCGCCCTGTCGGAGTCCGTACCGCCTGAGTCCGTCTGTCCGGCGTCCGTACCGCCGGAGTCCGTCCGTCGCCCGCACGCCCGGCGGTGATCCGCCGGAAGTCGACGCGTCCGGGGTTCACCCGCCCCGGAGCCTCACACTCCGGACCTCACGCCGCCTTGATGACCTCATCGCGTATCGCCGCGGCCCACTGCACGACCAGCAGTTCGTACTCGGCCCTCTCCTGGGCCGACAGAGAACCGCCGGCGCGTATCCATAACGCGCGGATCTGCTCATTCAGCGCGGCAGCAGACCGCGCGGAACCAGGGCTCACGGAATTGGGGGACATGCGCACAAGCGTAGGGCCAAGGACTGACAGTGCGCTACCAAACGGCTACCCATGCAGTATGTGGTTGGTCACGCCAAAAACGTTTGAGGGTCGACGGGTTGGGAAGAGAGCCGGCCCTCGCTCCGTGTCACCGCTGCTCGGCCCAGGTGCGGGACCAGTCGAGCAGGGGTCCCATCGCCGTCACCAGATCCTCGCCGAGGGGTGTGAGGCGCCAGGTCGTCTCGTCCGTGGGCGCCGCGACACCCGCCTCGCGGAGGTCGGTGAGGCGGGCGGACAGGACGCTGGACGACATGGCGTCGCAGCGGCGCTGGAGGTCGCGGAAACCGATAGGCGCTCCGCTCAGGTGGAGTTCCCAGATCACGCGGAGCGTCCAGCGGCGGCCCAGGAGGTCCATCGCGGCCATGACGGGACGGCCGGTGGCCGAACCGCGCACGGGCCGACCGGGACGGGGTGCCGTGCCCAAGATGCCCTCCCTCCCCGTCGGTTGCCTCGCCACGACCCGTGGCCCTTGGCGCGCTCGCAGTGTCAGGGCGCGCCTCGGCGAACCGGCGACCGTTCCTCACCGAACCGACAACTGCCGGCGCGTTCCTTTGCGTTCCCACCCTTGCGCTTCGATTTCAGAAGCGCAAGAGTCGGCAGGCATGAAGCAACGCATCGAGGGCGTCACGCCGCCCTACGACCCCGAGTCCGAACGCGAGTTGCGCCGCTGGATGCCGCCCGGCGTCACCCACGAACCCCTGATGCTCTTCAAGATCCTGCAACGCCACCCCGACCTCGCCTCCCGTATGCGGACCCTCGGCGCGGGCCTGCTCGTCCACGGCCGGCTCTCCGACACCGACCGCGAGTTGGTCATCGCCAGGGTCGCGGCCCGCTGCGGCTGCGCGTACGAGTGGGGCGTCCACATGGCCGCGTACGCCGAAGCCTCCGGTCTGGATCCGGAGCGGATTCCCCTGACGGTGACCGGGACCCCGGCCGATCCGGCCTGGACACCACGCCAGGGAGCCCTGCTCCGGGCCGTGGACGAACTCCATGACACGGCCCGTCTGTCGGACGACGGCTGGACCGCCCTCCGCGCCCATCTCGACGAACTCGAAGCCCTGGAGTTCCTCGTCCTGGCGGGCTGGTACCGCACCATCGCGTACGTGGCCAACGGGCTGGAGATCGAACAGGAGCCATGGGCGCGGGCGTTCCCGGAGGGGTGAGCCGGGCCGGGGCCGCGGAACCCCGCGGATAATCGAGTGCCCCCAAGAGCCCGCCCCGCTACGGTGGTTCACGTCCAGGTGCGAAGGCTGCGGCTACTTCTCCTGTCAAGAGAGAGACGCGGGTTCGAATCCCGTCGCCGGCGCGAGCCGGTGTCGTCCAGCGGCCGAGGACACTTACGTCGCCGCCGCCGAGTCCGACCTCTGGACACCGAGCACGGGCCGCCCGCCACGGGGGAAATCAGGCGGGCGGCTTCGTCATGTTCGGGAGTGCCTGCGGGAGGTTCGGGTGCCCGCGGATGCGGCGGCCGTCAGCCCGCCGACTCGGCCGCGTGCGGGCTCAGCGCGCCCATGCTGACCAGCACGATGATCAGGATGCCGAGCAGGATGCGGTAGTAGACGAACGGCATGAAGCTCTTGGTCGTGATGAACTTCATGAACCAGGCGATAACGGCGTAACCCACCAGGAAAGCGATGATCGTCGCGAAGACCGTGGGGCCCCACGAGACATGGCCGCCCTCGCTCGCGTCCTTGAGCTCGAAGGCGCCGGACGCGAGGACCGCGGGGATGGCGAGCAGGAACGAGTAGCGGGCCGCGGCCTCGCGCGTGTAGCCCATGAGGAGGCCGCCGCTGATGGTGGCGCCGGAGCGGGAGACGCCGGGGACGAGGGCCATCGCCTGGCAGATGCCGTAGATCAGGCCGTCCTTCACGCTCAGGTCCTGGAGCGACTTGCGCTCCTTCGCGGCCCGGTGCTTTCCGCCCGTCTCGTCGCGCGCCGCGAGGCGGTCGGCGACGCCGAGGATGATGCCCATCACGATCAACGTCGTCGCCGTGATGCGCAGATCGCGGAACGGCCCCTCGATCTGGTCCTTGAGGGTGACGCCCAGCACACCGATCGGAATCGAGCCGATGATGACGAGCCAGCCCATCTGCGCGTCGTGATCACTCCGCATCGCCTTGTTCGTGAGCGAGCGGAACCACGCCGAGATGATCCGCGCGATGTCCTTGCGGAAATAGATCAGTACCGCCGTCTCCGTACCGATCTGGGTGATCGCGGTGAAGGCCGCTCCCGGGTCCTCCCAGCCCGCGAACGCAGCGGTCAGCCGCAGGTGCGCACTGGAGGAGACGGGAAGGAACTCGGTCAGCCCCTGGACGAGTCCGAGGATGAGGGATTCAAACCAAGACATGAAGTTACGTGATCCAAGTGCTGAGGGCGGGAGCGGAGCGAATGGCCGGACGGACGTGCCGTGTTGTCCTCTGCGGTGATCAGGCGCGCCCGGGGCAGCGTAGCGCCCCTTGGGGAAGGTGTGACGACAGGGCCTCCCCGTCACAGACCCCGCCACGGTGACCAGGGTGTTGACCCGCCGCGATGCCGCCGCTTACGTTTCCGCGAGGAGTGAAAGCGCTTGCTGCCCTCGGCGGCCATCTCGTGGCCACCGAGGAGGGCAGGCGTCCGCCAGAACCGCTGTCACGTCCGATGGAGTGCTGATCACGTCCATGCGTACCTCACGCGACGCCACCACCAGCAAGACGACCGAGCACGAGGACATCGAGCACGCGAGCAACCAGTACGAGAGCGCCGAGCGCGAGAGCCGGCCGGCGGTTCCGCTCGACGGCCGCCGGATCAAGGCCGCCGTCATCGGCACCGGAGCCATCGCTTCCGGCAGCCATCTGCCCGCACTCGCCACACTGGCCGCCGAAGGCGAGGTGGAGATCGTCGCCGCGGTCGACATCGACGCCGACGCGGTGAAGCGCTTCTGCGCGGACGGCGGTGTCCCGCACGGCTACACCGATCTCGACCGGATGCTGGCGGAACAGCGCCCGGACCTCGTGTCCATCTGCACCCCGCCGACCCTCCACCGCGACCAGTCCGTCGCCGCCCTGCGCGCCGGCGCCTGGGTGTGGTGCGAGAAGCCGCCCGTGCCGACCCTCGCCGACTTCGACGCCGTGGAGACGGAGGAGGGGGTCGAGGGCGGTCCGTACGCCTCCATCGTCTTCCAGCACCGGTTCGGCTCGGGCGCCCGGCACGTACGGCGTCTGATCGCCGACGGGGCCATGGGGCGGCCCCTCGTGGCGCACTGCCAGACCACCTGGTACCGCAACGCCGCCTACTACGCCGTGCCCTGGCGCGGGAAGTGGGAGACCGAGGGCGGCGGGCCCGCCATGGGACACGGCATCCACCAGATGGACCTGCTGCTCGACCTGCTCGGGCCGTGGAGCGAGGTGCGGGCCATGGCCGGGCGTCTGGTGCACGACGTACAGACGGAGGACGTCTCGACCGCGCTCGTACGCTTCGAGAGCGGCGCGCTCGCGACCGCGGTCAACAGCGTGCTCAGCCCGGACGAGGTCAGCCGGATCCGCATCGACTGCGAGCGGGCGACGGTCGAACTCACCCATCTCTACGGGCACAGCAACGAGAACTGGCGCATCACCCCGGCACCGGACGCACCCGCGGAGGACGTGGCGGCCTGGCAGGACTTCGGCGCCGACGTGCCGAGCTCGCACCTGGCCCAGCTGCGTGACCTGGTCGCGAGCATGCGCGCGGGCGAGCGGCCGCGCAGCAGCGGGGCCGACGGACGCACCAGCCTGGAGCTGATCACCGCGCTCTACAAGTCGGCGTTCACGGACGTCACCGTCCGCGCCGGCGAGATCGGGCCCGGCGACCCCTACTACACCGCCCTGCACGGCGGCGCGCCCGGCTGGGCACCCACGAAGCACGAGGAGGCATCGGCATGACCGCACAGGACGGCCTGCGCATCGTCCACGCCCACGGCGACCGCATCACGATCACCGAACCCACCACCGGTGTCGACCTGTTGAGCTACGTGTACGGCCCCGAGGCGGCCTGGGAGGCCCCGAAGCCGTATCTGCACCCGCTCAGGACGCTCGCGGGCAACGTTGTCACGGACTACCGGCCCAACGACCACCGCTGGCACAAGGGTCTGCAGATGACCGCCTCGCATCTGTCGGGGGCGAACCTGTGGGGCGGCAACACATACGTTCACGGAGAGGGGTATCTCGAACTCCCTGAGCGTGTCGGTTCGATGACGCACGTCGCGTTCGACGAGGTGCGCGCCGACAGCGACCGCTTGGTCATCGCCGAGCGGCTCACCTGGCATCCGTTCGACGGCTCGCTGTGGGCGGAGGAGGAGCGCCGCGTCGAGGTGCACGACGTGGACCCGGTGTCCGGTTCCTGGGCGCTGACCTGGACGACCTCCGTCACCAACCGCCGTGACGAACCCCTGCGGTTCGGCAGCCCCACGACGGCCGGGCGGGAGATGGCCGGCTACACGGGCCTGTTCTGGCGCGGCCCCCGCGGTTTCCGGGACGGCCGGATCATCGGGCCCGACGGTGAGGGCCCCGACCTGATGGGCGAGCAGGCGCCCTGGCTCGCGTACTCGGCGGAGCACGACGTCGCCGACGGGTACGCGACGCTCGTCTTCGCGCACGCCCCCGAGAACGACCACACGGGCGAGGGCGGCGCACACCCGGCCCACTGGTTCGTCCGCAACGAGCCGTTCGCGGCCGTCGCCCCCTCCTTCGCCTTCTTCGACGAGCTGGAGCTCGCACCCGGCGAGGCCCTCACCCGCCGTTACCGCGTCGTCGTCGCCGACGGTGCCTGGGAGCGCGAGGAGATCGCCAAGTACCTGGCGGTGCACCCGTGGTGAGCGCGGCCGAGGGCTTCGCCGGTCTCCCCGGAGGCGTCGCCGTCTCGCATCTGTCGGTCTACGACTGGCCCGCCGACGACGGGGTGTGCGGCGGAACTCCTCATCTGCACCTGACCTGTTCGGAGGCGTACGTCGTCACCGGCGGGCGCGGCGCGGTGCAGACCCTGACGACCTCCGGGTACGAGGTCACACCGCTCGCGCCCGGCACGGTCGCCTGGTTCACGCCCGGCACGATCCACCGGCTGGTCAACGAGGACGATCTGCGCATCACCGTCCTCATGCAGAACAGCGGGCTTCCGGAGGCCGGGGACGCGGTACTCACCCTGCCGCCGAAGTACCTGACCGACCCGGAGACGTACGCCGCCGCGACCGTCATCCCGGCGGACGCGCCCGAGGAGGAGAAGGAGCGGTTCGCCCGCGCCCGGCGCGACCTCGCCCTGGAGGGCTACCGGGCGCTGCGCGAGGCGGACGGACCCGAGCCGCTCGCCGCGTTCCAGCGGGCCGCCGCCGAGCTCGTACGCCCCCGGCTCGCCGAGTGGCGTGAGCGGTGGCGGCGGGGTGCCGAGGCGGCGGCCGCGGCGACCGGGGAACAGCTCGACCGGCTGGAGCGGGGGGACGTGTCCCACCTCGCCGACGCCGTCGTGCGGGCCGAACAGCCGTCCGCGTACGGGAAGTTCGGGATGTGCGGACGACTCGACGTGTACCGGGGGGCGTAGCACCGGCTCCGGCGGGGACGTGCTTCCGGCTCGGGCGGGGCATGCTTCCGGTTCCGCCGTGGGCATGCTCCCGGTCCCGGCGGGGAACGTGAGCGGCGGCGTTCGGACTACGCCGCCGCGGGCCCCGTCGCCGTCCACCCCGGGGCCTGCGGGTGGGCCGTCAGGTCGTCGTGCCGGACCGCCTCGCCGCACTCGGCGCAGGTGACGACCGGGACCAGTTCGTGGCCGCCCGCGTGTCCGGGACCGCCGACGTGTTCGAGCACCATGGGGCGGTCGCCGGCGTTGAGATGGCGGTCGCCCCACGCCATGAGCGTGAGGAGCACGGGCTCCAGCTCCAGACCGGCCCGCGTGGGCCGGTACTCGAAGCGCGGCGGCTTCTCGCTGTAGGCGACCTTCTCCAGCACACCGGCGTCCACCAGCCGCTTCAGGCGGCTCGTCAGCACGTCGCGCGGGGCGCCGATGTTGCGGACCAGCTGGTCGAACCGCGTGGCGCCCAGGGTCACCTCGCGCAGGACGAGCAGGGAGTACTTCTCGCCGACGAGCACGAGGGTGTCGGCGATCGAGCAGGGGCGGGCGTCCTTCATGCGATCCAGTCTATGGGGGTGGGTTGGTTCTTCCAACCCACTGGGTTACCGTGGAGTCACATAGTGGGTTTGGAAAGCAAACCCTTTGACTTCGAGGGGCCGGACCATGCGTGACGCAGTCATCGTCGAAGCCGTACGCACCCCGATCGGGAAGGGCAGGCCGAACGGGTCGCTCGCCCACATCCATCCCGTGGAACTGCTCGCCCACACCCTCCGTACGCTCGTCGAGCGCTCCGGCGTCGATCCCGCGCTGATCGACGACGTGATCGGCGGGACCGTCGACCAGGTCGGCGAACAGGCCATGAACACCACGCGGTACGCGGTCCTCTCGGCGGGCTTCCCCGAGTCGGTGCCCGCGACGACGGTGGACCGCCAGTGCGGGTCCTCCCAGCAGGCGGTGCACTTCGCGGCGCAGGGCGTCATCTCGGGGGCGTACGACCTGGTCGTGGCGTGCGGGGTGGAGTCCATGAGCCGCGTGCCGATGTGGTCGAACGTGCCGGAGGGGAAGGATCCCTTCGGGCCCGGAGTCGCCGAGCGCTACCCGGAAGGGTTGATTCCGCAGGGGATCAGTGCCGAGCTGATCGCGGCGAAGTGGTCGATCTCGCGCGAGCAGATGGACGCCTTCGCGGTGGAGTCGCACAGGAAGGCCGCGGCGGCGTGGGAGAACGGGCTGTTCGCCGACGAGGTCGCGCCTCTCGACGGTGTGACCGGGGACGAGTGCGTCCGGCCCGGCAGCAGCACGGAGGTCCTGGCCGGTCTGAAGCCCGCCTACTACGACCCGGCCTTCGGCGAACGCTTCCCGCAGATCGACTGGAACGTCACCGCGGGCAACGCCAGCCCCGTCAACGACGGAGCCTCCGCCGTGCTCATCACGTCCAGCGAGACCGCGGCCCGGCTGGGTCTGCGGCCCCTTGCGCGGCTGCACAGCTTCGCCGTCACCGGATCCGACCCGCTGCTGATGCTCACCGGTGTCGTTCCCGCCACGGAGAAGGTGCTCCGCAAGGCATCGCTCACCCTCGACGACATCGACCTCTTCGAGGTCAACGAGGCCTTCTCCAGCGTCGTCCTCGCCTGGCGGCAGGAGACGGGCGCAGACCTCTCCA from Streptomyces sp. NBC_00258 includes:
- a CDS encoding FAD-dependent monooxygenase, coding for MAQSPRAVVVGGGIGGLTAAVALHRRGWRVTVLERAGSLEPVGAGISLAPNSLRALDVIGLGDEIRDLAAWQGDGGLRTPGGRWLSRTSTAALAERFGGPLVLLHRATLIKSLAAQLPEGTVRTTAEAALADPGDDDRPARVSTPDGELEAELVVGADGIRSAVRLELFPDHPGPVYSGFTTWRVVIPVPGADFASHETWGRGRIWGTHPLKDGRVYAYAAARVPGGGRATDDERAELVRLFGDWHDPIPAVIDAARPEDVLRHDVHHIAEPLPAFHAGRVALIGDAAHAMPPTLGQGGNQAIEDAIVLAHHAGPRTAPLDAGLAAYTAARKPRTTAIARKAVQVARLNMMRSRPGMVLRNAAVAAVSKAGPGLFLRSFDGIADWRPPQAPYASEETRVSTP
- a CDS encoding Gfo/Idh/MocA family protein, translating into MKVGCIGLGDIAQKAYLPVLTTRPGLELHLHTRTPATLTRVADSLNLPAGQRHTDLSELLAQDLDAAFVHAPTHAHLEIVTRLLEAGVATYVDKPIAYELADSERLVKLAEERNTSLAVGFNRRYAPGYAQCADHPRELILMQKNRIGLPEQPRTMILDDFIHVVDTLRFLAPGPVDDVTVRARVEGGLLHHVVLQLAGEGFTALGVMNRLSGSNEEILEVSGQDTKRQVVNLAEVIDHKGQPTIRRRGDWVPVARQRGIEQAVLAFLDAVRAGKVLSARDALATHELCERVVRAVTDRPA
- the lnt gene encoding apolipoprotein N-acyltransferase — translated: MKLSAADWRRRLDSPWWRGIAAVLAGALPMLSFPAPSLWWFAYVALVPWILLVRSAPTARRAAYDGWLGGLGFMLAVHHWLLPSLHVFTLVIAALLGALWAPWGWLTRRFLAGVPSAGQIASALFVLPSAWLMVELVRSWEGLGGPWGLLGSSQWDVEPALRLASVGGVWLLSFLLVAVNVAVAVLVAVRQSRVPALAGLVATAAATSAAWVWSPRPDVDGRVRIAVVQPGVIDGVGGAEKRFAREEALTRQLAGQDVDLVVWGESSVGFDLADRPDLADRLAALSREVDADILVNVDARRSDRPGIYKSSVLVGPEGPTGDRYDKMRLVPFGEYVPARSLLGWATSVGKAAGEDRMRGGEQVVMNVGDGLRIGPMVCFESAFPDMSRHLARDGAELLLAQSATSSFQQSWAPEQHASLAALRAAETGRPMVHATLTGVSAVYGPSGERVGSWLGTDASASEVYDVPLAHGVTPYARFGEWPVYAALLILAVLGATDGARSLRVRRAGPSPRVPPARTAHGSPARPGR
- a CDS encoding nuclear transport factor 2 family protein is translated as MTQRVELATVMDRLAVDGLVTEYAVAVDDGDWEAYRGLFAPDGRADYRSAGGIEGDAGQIAGWLAQTMELFPMRQHLIVNRRVRFGALEQDTGDTARIQADYVNPMRFAGGDGGSTEPDFVCGGRYDFGLVRTYNGWRLREVVVHEKWRRVTQAQQEPAAH
- a CDS encoding winged helix-turn-helix transcriptional regulator, with the translated sequence MLGTAPRPGRPVRGSATGRPVMAAMDLLGRRWTLRVIWELHLSGAPIGFRDLQRRCDAMSSSVLSARLTDLREAGVAAPTDETTWRLTPLGEDLVTAMGPLLDWSRTWAEQR
- a CDS encoding carboxymuconolactone decarboxylase family protein, which produces MKQRIEGVTPPYDPESERELRRWMPPGVTHEPLMLFKILQRHPDLASRMRTLGAGLLVHGRLSDTDRELVIARVAARCGCAYEWGVHMAAYAEASGLDPERIPLTVTGTPADPAWTPRQGALLRAVDELHDTARLSDDGWTALRAHLDELEALEFLVLAGWYRTIAYVANGLEIEQEPWARAFPEG
- a CDS encoding undecaprenyl-diphosphate phosphatase; this translates as MSWFESLILGLVQGLTEFLPVSSSAHLRLTAAFAGWEDPGAAFTAITQIGTETAVLIYFRKDIARIISAWFRSLTNKAMRSDHDAQMGWLVIIGSIPIGVLGVTLKDQIEGPFRDLRITATTLIVMGIILGVADRLAARDETGGKHRAAKERKSLQDLSVKDGLIYGICQAMALVPGVSRSGATISGGLLMGYTREAAARYSFLLAIPAVLASGAFELKDASEGGHVSWGPTVFATIIAFLVGYAVIAWFMKFITTKSFMPFVYYRILLGILIIVLVSMGALSPHAAESAG